The genomic stretch CTGGTTTCCTGCTCGTTCAATAGCTACCTGAAAAGGCTTATAAGCGATACCACGGACTTTGAATTCAGCCTGAACTTGCCCTTCAGAATCCTTATATTCACACCATTTTGATACATCCGAGCTTTTAATAATTCCAACTTTTAAAGCCATAATTACCTCTGAAATTTTAGAAATAAAAAAGCCCATGGGATTCCATAGGCTTTGTTACTGAATAAGCTGATTACACAAGAGCACGTACAATTGTTGGACTGGTACGCACTTGCGCAAAATTGATATCTATTGTAATGATGTCATCGCCACCACCATCCGGGTGATTTGCTTCCTTAACTTCAAGTTGTGGGAAGTTAAACGAGTACTTACTTCCTTTGGTGTCTGTAATATCGAAGGTCAATGTAAATACATCACGGGTTTTAATGGCATCTATCCAAGCAGCAGATGTTGCTGAAAACATGAAATTAGCATTTACGCCAATATCCATCATTTTCTCTAAGTAAAACTCAGGCGTGTACTTACCAGAACCGATACAACGGATCGCTTCCAGATTATTACTAAAGTTGATGGTAAGTGTCTGCAGACAAGCTTTACCCTGAATTGATTGGCCATTAATAAGTAGCTTTTCAACGTTTGGCATACTCACCAGCGGGCGAGTCGATGCTGGAATAGGATTGGTAACAGGATTAACCTGCTGTCGCGTAAATGAGCTACCTACTAAACCAAAGTTACCAGTGATTTTGCCTGTGGTCTGGATCGTCATTTCACCTGTATTCACTTGAATACCGCGATAAATAAAGACTTGACCAATATCTTCAAAGACTTTTACCAAGGTAAGAGACTTACGTACTCCACCACCAAAACTTAAAGCATTTGCAGCCCAGTTATTGAAAGCTAGAACATTTAAAAATAAATCAAAGGTACCTAGCGATAATTCAAACTCTAGCTGACCGGTTACTTCGGCTTCCGTTACAACAGCACCTTGGCGAAAACGTGAATCAACTACTTCACTGCTATCTTCAGTAGTAACATTTTCGGTCAAACTATCAGTAACACGGCGAACGGTGTACCAGACCGGATTTGCCGGAGTAGTTCCTAAAACTGCTTCTTCACAAGCATATAATCGAATTTTTGCGCCTGAACTCATTTATGGTTCTCCAAAATTTAGGCAATAAAAAACCCGCTGTTTAAGCGGGTTATTAAAGTGTTTCGTCTGTGTCTGAGATTTCCGGAGGCTCCACCCCTGCCATTGCAGCAGCTACAGCTTCAGATAAATTTGTTGGCTGGAAATCAACAGGTGTTTCAGTTTGAAAAATTTCAGGCTCTGGCTCAGGTTCTTCATGTAAGCGGATATCGATCCAACGACCTTCTGGAATGTCCATCGGATTCTCGTGATCTGCTACAACAGCAGCAAGTTCAAAATCAAACTTACGCTTATAAGTTTTAATTGAGATATCGCCGTTTTCTAAAGTTGAATATTCAACAGCTACCACAGTGTTCCCATTGGCATCTTTAGGAACTTCGATATACCAGCCTTCCTGAGCGAAACCTAGTGAACCTTTTAGAAGGTAATCGCCCTCTTCAACCTTCTCAAATTGGATGGGTTGCTTTTCAGCATCTGTATTAAGCTCAATATGATCACTGAATAACTTCACTACAGGAGAAGCAGCTTTAATAAAACCATTGGAATCTTTTGTTGTATTGTGAGTATTATAGATAACGGCAACATCAGACCATACACCAGCATTACAAATACGACCTTTAAGAGCATTTAAACTTGATGCTCCCATCGGTGCCCCTAACTGAAATGCGTAGCCACTTGCTGACATATGTCTAACATGGATAAATGCAGCATAGTTCATTGTTGAGGGCGAAGCTGAAGAAGATAATTGCTCATGGTAAAATCCGTTCACATCAATCTTATCAGTAGAAGTACTGTTAACTGATCTCCCACCCAAACCAAAAGCCCCAACTTCCATTACATTTCCTGCTGCAGTCCCAATTACCCGTGAAGCTGGGTTGGTTGCGGGGATATCCGTAATTTGTGAAAAGGCAGGTGCTAGATTAGGAATACCTGAGGCAAAAGGCAGCATGAATTGCCGTTTTCCCTGAGCCGAGTTATACGGGAATGGCCGGTGATCCCAACTAAATTTAAAAACAAGATTTGCCATTATGCTGTTACCCCGTCAATCACTTGGAAAGTCAAAGTTTCAGTGTGCTGTGTAGTACCACTAACAACGGCCTTAATATCCATCTGACACAGACCTAAGGGCCAAGTTGCAGTGCTTGCACTAGATTTAATATTCAGCCACCCTTTCTGTGTGCTCTGGTTTAGTGCCGCACAAGTCAAGGTAGCCACAGCTGCTCCATCAGCCAGAGCTTTAACCTGTGAAGTGAAGGTATAACCTGTAAGATCAATTGCACGGCGAACATCATCCGGTGGATACTGCAGGGATTCATCCATATCAACCAGCTGCAAGTTCAAGTTGAATGTGTCACCACGCTTAAAAACAAAATTGCTCATAAGTGATTCCTATAGACATAAAAAAACCACCGATGAGGTGGTAGTGAATAAGATATAAAATACCTCTCAAAAAGGAGGTCTCATAATTCAAATTAGTTAATATCTAGGTTTATATCTCTTGTTTCCTCCACTCGTAATACAGTAGTGCCCACCTCTAGGACCCACGCAATAATCCACCACAGCACATGAACAATCACTATCGTAGTAGGTTTTTTTCTGTTTTCTTTCAGAATGATGAGGATGAGATTTTAAGGCCTGATAATTATTTGACGTGGTTGATCGAGACTTTTGTTTAAAGCAACCATCCGTTTCACATAATAGCTTTGTTGATAACCACTGAGGTGATGAGGAACTTAAGGAAATACGTGCCCAGTTTCCTTTCGTCTCATAAATATCAACTTTTTCTCCACGTCCTAACTTGCCTACTACGTGACCGTTTGGTTTATCTCTAATATTTAAAGAATTAGTGTTGATATATTTTGATTCGATAACTTCCTCTACTGCACTCTGTGCATTTTCTGAATCTGAAGTTTGTTTTGGAGAGTTATCATTGCCTGAACCAAAAATCCCTAAAGCTACTAATCCTGCGGCACCCCAGCCTAAAGTTGATTTTTTCATGTTTTACCATTTGTTATAAATTTCTATTACTGTAACAGAATGTAATCACAAATGATAATATGCTGAGGTCATTAAAAATAATCGCCTTGCAGTAGCTTTTTCTTGAACTCAAAGCTCATTATCTAAATCGACACTTACTCCAGTAACAACGTTATGTTTAGATCCTCCGAGGCTGTCAACATTAGCCAAGCGTATATTCACATCAGAAACACATAGCTTGTTTTCAGATTGCCATTTGCTCAACTCAACAGACATAACATCTTCAAGATGTCTTTCCAGTTCTTGCCGTTTAATTTCGATTTCTTCTAAAGTCAGCATACATGACATATCAATTCACCTTGTACCCAATGCTCACATTATACTGAATGAAGTCAGCATCTTGCCCGACAAAAATTGATTGTCCTTCTAAACATTCTAGATGATCGATTGAGTAATATTCAAAATGGGCAAGCCAAGCATCACACAGTTTTGTGATTTCCATTATTCCTGAATTGGGACGAGCAAAGCATTGGACCATGATATTACCGGTACGGCGTGTACAAGGACTATCAGCAATGCCTGAAATAAAACTCGGACCACCTGCAATCGTTAAGCGACACCATAAGCCTTCCTTTGGCACCGTAAAGCCTGGTGCATTTGGATACTGAATTCGATCCTGAGAAATACCAGAGAAAACTTGCATACGATCGATAATAGCTTGCCTTGTCTGCTCTAAAGTCATTGTCATTTTAGCCACCGTACTTTTGAGAAATAAAATTAAAAGTGAGGTCATAAATACCTTGTGGCGCTTGATCAGACCAACCGTTTTCTAAGCGCTCAGCATAAGGCTGGTTGTTCTGTATGTAGACCAAATTACCCAATTTAATCTTTACAGCTTGAATAGCGGCATCCTGCACGGCGTTTGTTTCAGGTCCACGTATGCCATAGTCACCAGATCCAATCGAAACAATATGAGAAGCACGATAAGCACCAGTATCAACAGGACTTAAATTAACCAAGGATTGTACAGTATCCATAACAATATGCTTTACATGGTCTTCTGCTTCTTTAGACACCTCTAGACTAAAACTAGTCGGCTTTTTCCCCTTCCATCCCATGTTCAACCTCTTTTTATCAAAGTGTTTTTTTAATTTTCTTCTCTTCTTCCACAATTAGATTATAAGTATCAATTATTTGTTCTAATAATGGTTGATTTTCAACATACTTCCGTTTTAACTGATTTTTAAAATCAATATAATTTCTATCTTGGATATCATCATTCACCTCATACTTTCTTGTCGTAAACACTAAAAACTCTATAAACCTTAAATTTGTATTTGCTTTTCTTGATATATTTACAAAAGAATCAATTAAACTACGGTAATTAGCTATTTCATTTTTATCAGAATCTAATTCGATGTAATATCGACTTAAACTTAACAGCAATTCAATTATCAATTCACTATCATCAAACATTTTAAAATCTTGATTACCTGTTACTTTCATTTTTTTTATTTTTTTTTCATAATTAATAAAATTATCCTCAATTTTCCCAGTTTTTAATTTTATCTGTTCAATTAGATTTAGTAGAGATTTAACTCTATGCTCCTCTCTCCAATCACTGAAAAGTATTAATGCTGCGATTGGAGCAAGAAATGCTGCTGTTATTGTTAATGAGTCCTTTAGAACTTCATAAAAAATTGAAGAATCAATAGGCTTTGTTAAATCAGATTTTAAAATGAATCCAAAAATCAAATAAGTTATACAGAACAAACCTAACCAAAAGATTGTAAGTTCAATTTTATCCTTCAACTCTTTCTTAGCCATATATCCCCCTAATTTAGAAGGATATTAGACCAAGTATTTAAACCTTCCTCAACTGACATTTCCAAATAGTAGAGGCTGGATCTTGCTGAATATGAATTACCCGGAATGAGCCTAAGGCTGTAATCCACTCATCATCATTTTTTGGCGTTAAAGACACTTCATTTTGAAGAACGGTAGCCTTCTTATCTGTGGCCAGTACTCCAAGTGTTTGGATCTCATATTGACTGTATGAGCCAAACAAAACGCCTCGGCCGGAATAGTTTTCTTTAACTTCAACATATGTTTCAGTTTTAGGATCCCAATTCGTTTTTGAAATCCGCTCACAAGTAAAGGTATGAACGGCGTCCGCTAAATCTTCATTAAATGCTTCATCAATATCTGCCTGAATTTCATCACGTAAGCCCATTAGATTTTCCTGACAAAAAAGACGGATTTCCGTTTGCAATACGGTTTTATCAAATCAAGAATGAATTGCTCGATTGCACTAAGCTTTACTGATCCGTCCTGATATTCCTTTTCGGTCTCAACCGTATCAGCTTTGACTTTCTTACGTTTTAGTGCCTGTTCTTGCCCTTGATATAGATCACCTTTAATAATGCCCTTGATGATTTGATAGGAGGCCATTTTTAAAGGTTCAGGTACTTGGGTAGCATCTTCATAAGGCTTAACGTTACGTGCTAATAGATAAGCTTCTGACATCTGAAGGTATTGAGCCTTATCACTAGCAGATAAAGCATCAAAGCCTTCAACATGTTCTATCGCTTCTTGTTCAGTGATAAAGCTCATGAATTATTCCTTTGGAATTAATGCTAAAAGTTCATCTTTTTTAGCACCTGCTTCAAATGCAATGCCTTTTTCAGTTAGTACAGCTCGAAGCTCATCTACTTTTAGACCAGCATAGTTAATTGGTTGTGGTTGAGTATCACTTGGTTTTTGGTCATTTTCAGGTGTTTGACCACCTTCACCTGATTCAAGTTCAGCAATACGTGCTTTCATTGCCTCAGGATCATTTTGAAAGGCAATAAATTCACCTTTTACTGTTGCCAGTTGTTCTTCGAGTTCAGCAATTTTTGTTTCTGTCATTTGTTGTCTTTCCCGTGCACGGTTAAATGATGAAAGTCCCATTTATGGATCTCCAAATAGTTAAGGCGGTATTACCCGCCTTTTTGTTATTTGATCTTGTGCTTGAATGCCACAATACGGATCTGTTTAGGATCGTAAACACGTTCCCAGTTTGCAGCTGTAGCAAGACCGGCATTATTAGGAGCAATACCTGTATCACCTGCCCATTTAATGCCGCGAGGATGTAGCACAAAGTGACGGCGGTTAATAAGAATGTCAGTACCCGCTAAACTGTCACGGTCAGTCTCTACACCTACTGGTGCGCCAATATCTTGGAATCCAATCGCACCTTGGCCAAACAAGAATGAGGTAAAGACATCACCTTCAACCGGCATGCCATCATCTACAATCACACGGCGATCCATAAAAGTTTTGTAAAGCACTACACCATCAGCATCACGCACAGTTTCAATTAAACCTTGCTTGGCTAGTGCTGCCATTGTGAAAGAGTGCATTGAAATCGCTGTTAATTTATCAACAGCATCTCCCAGTTTATAAGATGCATCGATAAATGAATGACCATCAATTACGGCAGCTGCTCCAGTTCCAGCCGAAATATCATGGGTATTGCCTGTCATGCTGGCCGCCCCGAATACACCTTTAAGGGTGTTTACGGTAAAACCTTGAAACTCACGCGACCAGTAATCTGCCACCAGATCACCAACCGCACCAAGTGGATCGTCACCAGATAATGCTTTAGCCAAATCATTAGCGCCCCATGCTTTACCACGTGCATGAAGAATCGCAATGTCCTTGCCTGAAGTGATGTTATTTACAGATAAAGGTTTTGAATCTGAAAGTACTTCTGACTCACCACTTAAATCATTCCAGAATGGGATATTTACAGTTGTACCACCCTCTGTTCCGAAAGCTACATCTACATCTAAATCCCCAACAATGCCAGACTGCCATAATGCAGACTTTTCAGCAGTTTTATTTAATACGTACGGAGTGAATAACTCGGGTACGATTACATCAGCAATTTTTGTGTCGCCCATTAGGCTTTACTCCTTAAAGTTTAATACCGTGTTTTGCCGCTAGCTCTTTAGCTAGTTGCGGATTTTCATTTCGTAATTGCGCCAATTTGGTCATATTTACCGAGCCATCTGCTTTGAGAATGTCTGGCTGACCTTTTGAATTGTTGCTACCTGGTGCGCCCATACCATTTGGTTTTGGCCAGAAATACGGTTTTTGCTCACGTAAAGATTCAACCCATTCTTTTGGCGATAATGCTGTTTGGCCATCTTTGCCGATGACCACTTCTCCGTTTTCATCAACTGCCACAGCTTTGCCGTTTTCATCTAATGCAAATTTTGACTGAGCTAAAAAGGCGATATCAGGGGTCGCTTCAGGCAATGCTTCAAGTTCAATAGCAGCCTGCACAATTTGGCTCTGTACTACTGATTTCTTAAATTTCTCGGCATATGCTTCAGCTTTATCTGCGCGTTCTTTTTCAGCCTTCAGCAACTTTTCATGCTCTTCACGCATCTTCTCGGTACGCTTCTGAATCACTTCGTTAACCTTGCCTTCCGCGATTAATTTGGCCTCTTCA from Acinetobacter pittii encodes the following:
- a CDS encoding phage tail tube protein → MSSGAKIRLYACEEAVLGTTPANPVWYTVRRVTDSLTENVTTEDSSEVVDSRFRQGAVVTEAEVTGQLEFELSLGTFDLFLNVLAFNNWAANALSFGGGVRKSLTLVKVFEDIGQVFIYRGIQVNTGEMTIQTTGKITGNFGLVGSSFTRQQVNPVTNPIPASTRPLVSMPNVEKLLINGQSIQGKACLQTLTINFSNNLEAIRCIGSGKYTPEFYLEKMMDIGVNANFMFSATSAAWIDAIKTRDVFTLTFDITDTKGSKYSFNFPQLEVKEANHPDGGGDDIITIDINFAQVRTSPTIVRALV
- a CDS encoding phage tail protein yields the protein MANLVFKFSWDHRPFPYNSAQGKRQFMLPFASGIPNLAPAFSQITDIPATNPASRVIGTAAGNVMEVGAFGLGGRSVNSTSTDKIDVNGFYHEQLSSSASPSTMNYAAFIHVRHMSASGYAFQLGAPMGASSLNALKGRICNAGVWSDVAVIYNTHNTTKDSNGFIKAASPVVKLFSDHIELNTDAEKQPIQFEKVEEGDYLLKGSLGFAQEGWYIEVPKDANGNTVVAVEYSTLENGDISIKTYKRKFDFELAAVVADHENPMDIPEGRWIDIRLHEEPEPEPEIFQTETPVDFQPTNLSEAVAAAMAGVEPPEISDTDETL
- a CDS encoding SH3 domain-containing protein, coding for MKKSTLGWGAAGLVALGIFGSGNDNSPKQTSDSENAQSAVEEVIESKYINTNSLNIRDKPNGHVVGKLGRGEKVDIYETKGNWARISLSSSSPQWLSTKLLCETDGCFKQKSRSTTSNNYQALKSHPHHSERKQKKTYYDSDCSCAVVDYCVGPRGGHYCITSGGNKRYKPRY
- a CDS encoding glutamate 5-kinase produces the protein MGLRDEIQADIDEAFNEDLADAVHTFTCERISKTNWDPKTETYVEVKENYSGRGVLFGSYSQYEIQTLGVLATDKKATVLQNEVSLTPKNDDEWITALGSFRVIHIQQDPASTIWKCQLRKV
- a CDS encoding HeH/LEM domain-containing protein translates to MGLSSFNRARERQQMTETKIAELEEQLATVKGEFIAFQNDPEAMKARIAELESGEGGQTPENDQKPSDTQPQPINYAGLKVDELRAVLTEKGIAFEAGAKKDELLALIPKE
- a CDS encoding major capsid protein — its product is MGDTKIADVIVPELFTPYVLNKTAEKSALWQSGIVGDLDVDVAFGTEGGTTVNIPFWNDLSGESEVLSDSKPLSVNNITSGKDIAILHARGKAWGANDLAKALSGDDPLGAVGDLVADYWSREFQGFTVNTLKGVFGAASMTGNTHDISAGTGAAAVIDGHSFIDASYKLGDAVDKLTAISMHSFTMAALAKQGLIETVRDADGVVLYKTFMDRRVIVDDGMPVEGDVFTSFLFGQGAIGFQDIGAPVGVETDRDSLAGTDILINRRHFVLHPRGIKWAGDTGIAPNNAGLATAANWERVYDPKQIRIVAFKHKIK